The following nucleotide sequence is from Halodesulfovibrio sp. MK-HDV.
GCCGAAAGTGTAGTCGAAATCAATCCAGCGCCACTCTTTGGTTCCGGCCTCAACAAGCAAATGATCTCGTCGGATATCACCATGCTGTTCGTGATTTTGATGTAGATGATCAATGGCCTTAGCGGCGCCAATAAATTTTGCAAAGTAGTCCGGAAAAATAGTATTGAAATATTCTTCGTGCGACAGCTCAATACGGTCGAGTGCTATATCCAATTCTGACCCGTGGATGATGTCTAATATTCTGACACAGTTTCCCTTTTCATCCAGAACTGTTCTGCCTTGCATAAACCGCATATCTCCATCAACAAGCTCGAGTATTCTGGATTCCTTACGCGGGCTCCGGTAGCAACTGGAGCGGATGCTTCCTATGGAAATGTCAAACTTTTCATAAAATTCCAGCTTAATAATATGATGCTTCCCAGTTTCCAATTCCCTACATCGCTTCACCCAGTATTTTGGGTCTTCAAGCCCGAATCGTCTTTCAGAAAGATTTTTGGTCACAAGATGATGTTTTCCATCAAGGAGCATTACGTCACCATAATCAATGGACATAAACTCTGTGGTATTGGTGACGATTCTACCTGCACGTTTACGTGGAAACGTGGGAATGTAGTGCGTCAGAATTTCGTAGGCACTTGTACCCATCGGTTGTCCTGTGTGAAGAGGGTGAAAAAAATCAGCCTTCGAGCTCGTCTTCCATGAACCGTCGGATAGATTCAATACGTCTTCGGTTTACACCGAAATCGTACCAGCCAGTGCGTGATGCAGAACGCACATGGATCTTGTCGCCTGCAAAAAACAGCTCCAGATCGTCTGTGAAACCAAAAAACATGGAGCGGATGCTAACGCGGATATAGTGGCTTGCTTTTTCTTCCAGCTCAGCGTTGGGAAGCTGCTGAACGTATTCTACAAGCATGGGGAATATTGCAAGAGTGCTTGCTGTGGGAACAAGCGCCTCTACGTAATGACTGTCACTTTGAGGCAATTTACTGCAAACGCAGTTGGGAGAGATAGGGCAGGGGGAAAGGACATCGTCAGATATTGCAACTGCAATAGTTTTGTCCAGAGTGGTTGCTGTGTAGTTGGTGCTTTTGTTTGAAGAGCTGAATAAAGAACGAATTCGCATAGTTCACCTGCCTGTAAAAACTATAAGTTCTCTGAATGCGTATTGTGCCATGTGCAGGATTTAGGGCAAATGAAAGAAGGCAAAAAGGCACCAAATTCATAAAGTAATCAAGAGATGAATGAAGCTAATTTCTTTGATGATGCTTTTTGCTTGGTAAAATAAAGCTAACAAAAAAGCGCCCCGCAATAACTATTGCGGGGCGCTTTACGTGCAATGGATCAGATTACATCTTCAAGTTAATCTGCTCCGGTGAGAGCTTCCTTTCGAGGTGCTTTGCGTACTTGGACATAAGCAAGCAAGGGAGGAAATACAGAACAGCTGCTGTTGTCCAGAGCTCCATTGATGCAATCATCAGTCGGTTATCGAGTGCCTTGGTTACAGAGGTAAGCTCCATTACACCAAGAACAGTGACAAGTGATGTGTCCTTAAAGATTGCAATGAACAAACCTACGATTGGCGGAATCATTTGCTTCAGAGCCTGCGGGAGGATGATTTTACGCATTGTCTGCCAGTAGGAAAGGCCGGATGAGACTGCAGCTTCGACTTGTCCCGGAGGGATGTTTTGGATGCCGCCTCGTACAATTTCAGCAAGGTACGCTGCTGTAAAAAGCGTAAGAGCGATGGCTGCTGACCATACTGTATTGATGAAGCTGTCAAACAAAACAGGGATGAGGAAGTATACCCAGTAGATTACAATAATCAGCGGGTTTCCTCGGATAAGTTCAATGTAGATCAAGCTTGGAATGCGGAAGATGCGGTTTGTGGAGCTACGTCCAAGCCCGACAATAAGTCCGATAAAGAAGCTTGCGAAGATAGCAACAATGGCAATGATGAAGGAAAGGGAGAAACCACCCAGCCCCATAAAGAGATCATCACCTGTTGCGTTCGGGAACTGCCATACCAGCATGGTTGGTAGTTCTTTTAAAATGACAGACCAGTCGAAGTTGTAAAAGCCTTTTGCCAGCGAGAATACCAGACCCGCAAGTATGAGAAGAAATGCCCCTTTACTGATAAGCACGAGCACGGTGTAGAGCTTTTTAAGGAGCAACTGGCTTGTATTTGTGGTAACTCCGGCCTGCATGTTTTTTCTACGTCTTTGACGTAAAAACTGAGCAGCAGGGTGGAATAAAATTTTGTTTACGAAGTTAATAGGAATAAGCAGCAAGTTAATGAACATAACCGGCAGGCTGTTTTTTCCGTTGCTTGAAGAACGAATGCGTCCGTCAACTCCGTTGATTACAAAAGCAATGACAAGAGAGAAGGAAAGATACAGCACAGACGCAGCTGTAGTTGCTTCGAATCCCTTAAATGTCAGTGCTTCTACCTGCTGTGCCTGCCATGTGAGGTCTGCAACGCCTACAACCATAGCAAGGGAAGTGTTTTTCATGTTGTTGAGAAATTCACTACCGAGAGGCGGAATGATTTCTCGGAATGCAAGAGGCAGAATGATTTTACGCAGTACCTGAACATACGACAGGCCTGAAGAATATGCTGCTTCAAGTAAGCCTTTCGGAATGGACTGAAGACCTGCACGGATAACTTCTGCCATGAACGCACTGGTGTATATGCCGACGGCAAAGGTGGCTGTCCAGAATTCAAACTGCGTTTCAAAAAGAAGTTCTCTACCTGCTTCCGGCAATGCCTGCGGGAAAGCGAAATAGAAAAAGAACAGAATTACAAGCAGTGGCGTGTTACGGAAAAATTCTACAATACAGGTTGCTGTCCAGTTCAAGGGTTTGAAGTCCGAGAGGCGGGCAAGGCCGAGGGCTGTGCCAAGGGAAATGCCAATGATAGAACTGATAAGGGTAATTTTAACGGTAAGCCAGAGACCGTTCAGAATCTCAACACCGAAGTTGAGCTGGTAGGTGTCGTTAACAGTGAAGAGAATCGGCCACTGAAAGTCGTACCCGAAATCGAAGACCCAGCCCCAGTAATAGAGGCTGATAATGCCGAGCACAGCGAGAACTGTGTTCTGAACCCAAACTTTTTCCAACCAATAGCGTAGCATGAAATAGCGAACCTTTTAGCAAATGGATACAGCGTAAAGTGCCTACTGCTGTTGTGCGGTAGTGGTAAAACGTACGTCCGGCGCAAACCGGACGTACGAATAATGATCAGTAGATCAGACGCTTATGGCCAGAGTTCGATGGAACCGGACATAGGCATAGCGAAAGGAGTGTCTGCACCGTACCATTTGTTGTAAATGGTCATGTAGGTGCCGTCACGCCACATATCCTGAAGACTGGCGTTAACAGCGTTGCGCAGGTTGGAATCGTTCTGTGGAAGACCGATACCGTAAGGCTCGTCGGAAAGGAATTCGCCTACGAGCTCAAATTTACCAGGAGTTTTGGAGGCGTACCCAAGAAGAATAGTTGCGTCTGTGGACCAGCCAGCAACGCGACCCATCTGAAGAGCCTGGAAGCATTCAGATTCTTTCTGGAAAGAAATAACGTGTGCAGCAGGATTGGCAACACCCATAGCTTTAAGAGCACGTTTTACGTTAATTTCGGAAGTTGTACCCTGCATGGTAGCAATCTTTTTGTCTTTCATGTCGGCAAGAGACTGGTATTTACCAGTCTTAGCGAGAACTTTCTGGCCGTCGAAGAAATATGTGATAGAGAAGTCGATGGATTTTTCACGCTCACGAGTGTGAGTCATGTTTGCAACAGATGCATCAATACGACCCTGCTGAATAAAAGCGATACGAGTTTTGTTGTTCACTTTTACACGTTCAATATCAACACCAAGGCGTTTTGAAAGTTCGGTAGCAACATCATAGTCAAAACCAACCCACTCACCTTTGTCATTAAAGAATGCGCCAGGGATGGAGTCGGTCATGATGCCGATACGAATTTTCTTATCCTTCATGATACGGTCGTAAGACGGGCCGGCAAAAGCAACGGACGCCATCATTACGAGAGCCAATGTTAAAGCAAGAACTCTACTAATACGCATGGTCAACTCCCAGTTTCGGTGTATTAATTTCTACCGCAAAAGCGGTAAGCCTCCAGAATGACAAAAAAGCAAAATTACGAGCAGCGGCTCAATTAATGAGACAAAATTTTGCTTAAGAACTCTTTACTACGATCGTGCTGTGGATTGTTGAAGAACTCATGCGGAGTGTTTTCTTCTACTAAGATGCCTTCATCCATGAAGATAACGCGATCAGCAACCTCTCGGGCAAAACCCATTTCATGCGTAACGCACGCCATGGTCATACCTTCGCGGGCAAGCGCTTTCATTACATCAAGAACTTCGTTGATCATTTCAGGATCAAGAGCGGATGTCGGTTCATCAAAAAGCATGATTTTTGGCTTCATAGCAAGGCCGCGGGCAATTGCCACGCGCTGCTGCTGTCCACCGGAAAGTTGGCTGGGAAACGCACCCGCTTTGTCTGGAATGTTTACTTTTTCAAGTAGTTCCATGCCAAGCCGGTCAGCCTCTGCACGAGGCATGTTGCGTACCATTGTAGGTGCAAGTGTCACATTTTCCAAAACTGTCATATGCGGGTACAGATTGAATTGCTGAAACACAAAACCAATCTCTGCACGCAATGTCGTAAGGTCAAGACGTGGGTTATGAAGATCCATGTCGTCGACGATTATTTTGCCCTGCTGGATGGGCTCAAGTCTGTTTATGCAGCGAATAAGAGTTGATTTGCCAGATCCAGAAGGTCCACATATTACAACTACTTCGCCTTGTTTTATTTCAAGGTTTATGTCTTTCAGCACATGGTGGTCACTACCGTACCACTTATTCACTTGTTCGAAACGAATCACAGAGTACTCCAAATTGAAAACACAAAAATATTCAAGTCTCGTCTCCGCTGCTATCAGAAAAAACTGTCAAAATGCAAACAAAAAGTATGATTTAACAAAATTGTAAACAAGAATTAGCAGTCTGATTAAACACTCAAAAGTATGAAAAATAGTACCTTAGAGATGTGTTGAAAGATGGATAACGAAAAAATGAAGATTTGAGTTGTAAAAATGCGCAATATTTGTTGGGTATTCTTGTTATATATTGCTTTTTTTACACTCTTGTAAAGCTTGAGCATGTCGTGTTGAATTGCAGGTGCTTATTTTTCTGTGCCACTTGGATGTCAAAAAAGAGGTGGTAGCAGGCAGGGACTATATATGGTAGTTCCCCATCCAATAAAGGAAAGGAAAAAAGGGTACCAAATGAAACAGTCGATGCAAACAAAGTGGGGTGATCTGTGTGGTGTTTTTGCCGCACAATGCCGATCATTCTGGATGATGTGGAGCATATGTCTGTTACTGCTCTTGAGTGCATTCTACGCTGCCGGTAGCGTCTTTGCGGCTATTGCATTCGGTGGCATCTTGGGGTGTATCGGTGCGATGCTGTTAGGTGAAATGAGTGCATTTGTCCGTGATGGCGAGTTTGATGTTGCAAGTGCTGGAATCGCTATTTTGGCAGCAGTAATGGCTAGTGCAGGTTTTTTTGTACCGGTCAAATGGACAGTGGTGGCAGGATGTCTGCTCAGTTCAGGCTTGCTTTTCTGTTATCTTCTCAAACGTCTTGATAACGAGACGGGGATGAATATTCAGTCCGGCTTGTGGCTTGGTTCTGTGTTCACTGCAATGCTGTGCGTTTTTCTCTATGCGGGACCGTTTGCTCAATTTGTGCATATGGCCGCCTACATTCTTGCTGTTGTTCTTTATGGATTATTCCTGCTTAATTTGGCAAACGGTGCAGAACAGGGATTACGGGCAGCATGGTATGTTGCTTTGATTATCGGCATTGCCAGCCTTGGCGGAACTGCATTTAACCTGCTTGAGATTGATCCCGATCCGGCGATCACATTTAGCGGTCTTGCTACAGGACTTGGTTGTACTATGCTGTATTCCCCGATTAAGCAGCTACTGGCGACTATGGCGAAGAGGCACGAGGAAGATTGGAGAGATTTTTTATAGCTGCAAGTAATCAGCAAACACAAAAAAACCGCTATGGATTGTAGCGGTTTTTTTTATGACTAAGTGGCGGTGCGGTGCATCGTGTGTATGCGGACTGCGGCAATAACAGAGATAACGGCCTGTTGAGCTGTGAATTCGCGGTTCTCTTCTGGCTTCATGCTGACCATGAGAGCGAGATGCATTCCGAGTTCGAGAAAAAATTTAATCAAGTGGTGTTCGAAGGTTGTATCAAAGCGTTCATGTATAGCTTGGTTAAGAGTCGTAAGGATTCGCTCGTCATGGGTTTTGTCTAGTTGTTTAACGTGCTGATTCATGACGGCTGCCTTAGTAAGCTCCACTGCAATGGCGTGATCTTCGTTTGAGTGTCCCGCAATGTACTCTCTGAGCAGGTGGCCAAAGAACTCGTCAACGCCTGACCAGGTTGTGCCATTTGTCAGCTGTGTGGTGAGGAATAGGTAAGATTCGTCCAGACGCTTTTGATAAAGCTGACTAATGATGTTTTCTTTGTCCGGAAAGTAGCGGTACACGGTCCCGATATTAAAGCCTGATGCAGCAGCAACGCGATTGGTGGTAAATCTTTCATAGCCTTGTGAAAGCAGTACGCGTTTAGAAGCTTCAAGAATGCTGTTGATAGTCGCGATCGCACGCCCTTGTTGTGGATTGGTGCGTAGCGTGTTGTTCATGTCTTGCTCCTTAGTGCCAAACTCATAGCCCGACAATTGCATTGACTCAAGGGGCATAGGGAAAACAAGCAAAAGGTTAATTCTTCAGTTATGATAATTAGATGTAGATAATTGTAATGGGGAGTGCGAGGAGAAAGGGAAATTGATATGGGAAGTCTTGTTGGCGGTGATTTAAGGATACAAAAAAAAGTCCAAAGCGTTAAGCTTTGGACAATAATTTCTATCTGGCGGAGAGGGAGAGATTCGAACTCTCGGTACCAGTTTTGCCAGTACACACGATTTCCAATCGTGCTCCTTCAGCCGGGCTCGGACACCTCTCCGCGTTGCGAATGTGTAGCTATCAAAGGTGTGGGAGCGTTGCAAGCAAAAAATACAAAAAGGATGCATTCTAGGAAGATGAGGTTTTGAAAACTTATTAACGAGCTAATGCTGATTTGCATAGATCGAGTTATAAGATGTGAATTTTGTATTTTTCCGCAAAACGCTTTTTATCAGCTTCAGAAATTTTGTTTAAGCTTAAGACTTCTCGTAAGAATCCTTCGGAAGGGCCTCCCGGCGCGTTGATTACTAATATGTGGCTATCAGTAAGCGCTTTGAAACTTCGAAGTACTTGAGGGCCAGCGATGACCAAATCTCCCTCGGTGGTGGTGAGTGTCTCGTTATTGATGGTAAACTCAACTTGGCCCGAGATAGTATAGAAAATTTCATCATCAATTTCATGATAATGAAGAGGGGCACCATTTCCTTTTGTGAGAATGCTGTCGAAGATGGATACTTTTCCATCCGTATCACTCCCTGTCGCAAGAAACGCTATGTTTTCACCACTTCGTTGGCTGTAGGCTTCAGCTTCACCTTTTCGGATTATCTTGTATCTCATAAAGGCTTCCTCAAGTGTTATAGGTCATCAGTCTTATGTTCAAGACTGAGGCGAACACTATTGTAGTCTACAATTGGGGAAACGCAAAATTTAATATTATATTGAGGGGAGAGGTGTGTAAGATATTTGGGAAGGTGAGGTGATTATGTATCTGGAATTGTTAGGCTTGATGTGAGAACAAAAAAACCCCTTTGATTCATTGAATCAAA
It contains:
- a CDS encoding serine/threonine protein kinase, whose protein sequence is MGTSAYEILTHYIPTFPRKRAGRIVTNTTEFMSIDYGDVMLLDGKHHLVTKNLSERRFGLEDPKYWVKRCRELETGKHHIIKLEFYEKFDISIGSIRSSCYRSPRKESRILELVDGDMRFMQGRTVLDEKGNCVRILDIIHGSELDIALDRIELSHEEYFNTIFPDYFAKFIGAAKAIDHLHQNHEQHGDIRRDHLLVEAGTKEWRWIDFDYTFGLRDNPFALDLFGLGSILLLLVGQREITARQVLALNQNIKVASEDMALAMPHRLANIQKRYPYIPDTLNNICMHFSAKNSVFYSSVTEFVSALLTCFHELPVFKSARGRYPEV
- a CDS encoding DUF1499 domain-containing protein, with the protein product MRIRSLFSSSNKSTNYTATTLDKTIAVAISDDVLSPCPISPNCVCSKLPQSDSHYVEALVPTASTLAIFPMLVEYVQQLPNAELEEKASHYIRVSIRSMFFGFTDDLELFFAGDKIHVRSASRTGWYDFGVNRRRIESIRRFMEDELEG
- a CDS encoding amino acid ABC transporter permease, producing MLRYWLEKVWVQNTVLAVLGIISLYYWGWVFDFGYDFQWPILFTVNDTYQLNFGVEILNGLWLTVKITLISSIIGISLGTALGLARLSDFKPLNWTATCIVEFFRNTPLLVILFFFYFAFPQALPEAGRELLFETQFEFWTATFAVGIYTSAFMAEVIRAGLQSIPKGLLEAAYSSGLSYVQVLRKIILPLAFREIIPPLGSEFLNNMKNTSLAMVVGVADLTWQAQQVEALTFKGFEATTAASVLYLSFSLVIAFVINGVDGRIRSSSNGKNSLPVMFINLLLIPINFVNKILFHPAAQFLRQRRRKNMQAGVTTNTSQLLLKKLYTVLVLISKGAFLLILAGLVFSLAKGFYNFDWSVILKELPTMLVWQFPNATGDDLFMGLGGFSLSFIIAIVAIFASFFIGLIVGLGRSSTNRIFRIPSLIYIELIRGNPLIIVIYWVYFLIPVLFDSFINTVWSAAIALTLFTAAYLAEIVRGGIQNIPPGQVEAAVSSGLSYWQTMRKIILPQALKQMIPPIVGLFIAIFKDTSLVTVLGVMELTSVTKALDNRLMIASMELWTTAAVLYFLPCLLMSKYAKHLERKLSPEQINLKM
- a CDS encoding transporter substrate-binding domain-containing protein; this translates as MRISRVLALTLALVMMASVAFAGPSYDRIMKDKKIRIGIMTDSIPGAFFNDKGEWVGFDYDVATELSKRLGVDIERVKVNNKTRIAFIQQGRIDASVANMTHTREREKSIDFSITYFFDGQKVLAKTGKYQSLADMKDKKIATMQGTTSEINVKRALKAMGVANPAAHVISFQKESECFQALQMGRVAGWSTDATILLGYASKTPGKFELVGEFLSDEPYGIGLPQNDSNLRNAVNASLQDMWRDGTYMTIYNKWYGADTPFAMPMSGSIELWP
- a CDS encoding amino acid ABC transporter ATP-binding protein — its product is MIRFEQVNKWYGSDHHVLKDINLEIKQGEVVVICGPSGSGKSTLIRCINRLEPIQQGKIIVDDMDLHNPRLDLTTLRAEIGFVFQQFNLYPHMTVLENVTLAPTMVRNMPRAEADRLGMELLEKVNIPDKAGAFPSQLSGGQQQRVAIARGLAMKPKIMLFDEPTSALDPEMINEVLDVMKALAREGMTMACVTHEMGFAREVADRVIFMDEGILVEENTPHEFFNNPQHDRSKEFLSKILSH
- a CDS encoding TetR/AcrR family transcriptional regulator, encoding MNNTLRTNPQQGRAIATINSILEASKRVLLSQGYERFTTNRVAAASGFNIGTVYRYFPDKENIISQLYQKRLDESYLFLTTQLTNGTTWSGVDEFFGHLLREYIAGHSNEDHAIAVELTKAAVMNQHVKQLDKTHDERILTTLNQAIHERFDTTFEHHLIKFFLELGMHLALMVSMKPEENREFTAQQAVISVIAAVRIHTMHRTAT
- a CDS encoding cupin domain-containing protein — protein: MRYKIIRKGEAEAYSQRSGENIAFLATGSDTDGKVSIFDSILTKGNGAPLHYHEIDDEIFYTISGQVEFTINNETLTTTEGDLVIAGPQVLRSFKALTDSHILVINAPGGPSEGFLREVLSLNKISEADKKRFAEKYKIHIL